Proteins encoded by one window of Salvia splendens isolate huo1 chromosome 5, SspV2, whole genome shotgun sequence:
- the LOC121803356 gene encoding uncharacterized protein LOC121803356 produces MTPTLSSQGLVLATAMAVSAGTVVLFDLLRGKYFPPISQIHQNQLLKSCLSSETKKNKMKKKKVKFAEDVKEPKGNGELYRKAGRKRSEIQRNWWGNELKKMPANHAALYNGILKQRMGCSY; encoded by the exons ATGACTCCGACGTTGAGCTCTCAAGGTCTAGTGTTGGCCACCGCCATGGCCGTCTCCGCCGGCACGGTCGTCCTCTTCGATCTCCTCCGGGGAAAGTACTTCCCTCCCATCTCCCAAATTCATCAAAACCAACTCCTCAAATCTTGCTTATCTTCAG AAACCAAGAAGAataaaatgaagaagaagaaagtgaAGTTTGCAGAGGATGTGAAGGAACCGAAGGGGAATGGGGAATTGTACAGAAAAGCAGGGAGAAAAAGATCGGAAATTCAGAGAAATTGGTGGGGAAATGAGTTGAAGAAAATGCCTGCGAATCATGCTGCTCTGTATAATGGGATTTTGAAGCAGAGGATGGGCTGTTCCTATTga